In the genome of Gloeotrichia echinulata CP02, one region contains:
- the rplR gene encoding 50S ribosomal protein L18, with translation MKLTRRESKYRRHRRVRGKVNGSPERPRLAVFRSNQHIYAQVIDDTQHQTIVSASTLEPDLKSSLASGANRDASAQVGKLIAARSLEKGITKVVFDRGGNLYHGRIQALADAAREAGLEF, from the coding sequence ATGAAACTTACTCGTAGAGAATCAAAATATCGCCGCCATCGGCGCGTGCGTGGTAAAGTAAACGGTTCCCCAGAACGTCCACGGTTAGCTGTATTTCGCTCTAATCAGCATATTTATGCTCAGGTAATTGATGATACCCAGCATCAAACCATCGTCTCAGCCTCAACCTTAGAGCCAGATTTGAAATCTAGTTTAGCCTCCGGGGCTAACCGCGATGCATCAGCACAAGTCGGTAAGTTAATTGCGGCGCGATCGCTCGAAAAAGGCATCACCAAAGTAGTATTTGATCGTGGTGGCAATTTATATCACGGTCGCATCCAAGCCCTGGCTGATGCAGCACGTGAAGCTGGTTTAGAGTTCTAA
- the rplP gene encoding 50S ribosomal protein L16 has translation MLSPRRTKFRKQQRGRMEGLASRGSSLNFGDFALQAQEPAWITSRQIEASRRAMTRYIRRGGQIWIRIFPDKPVTMRPAETRMGSGKGSPEFWVAVVKPGRIMFEIGGVSEEIAREAMRLAAYKLPIKTKFIVRSQPQEQEQEQEQEQE, from the coding sequence ATGTTAAGTCCTAGAAGAACTAAATTCCGCAAACAACAGCGCGGACGGATGGAGGGTCTAGCCTCCCGTGGTAGCTCACTGAATTTTGGCGATTTTGCCCTCCAAGCTCAAGAACCTGCTTGGATTACCTCCCGTCAAATTGAGGCTTCCCGTCGAGCCATGACCCGTTATATCCGCCGGGGTGGACAAATCTGGATTCGGATTTTCCCTGATAAACCTGTAACCATGCGTCCCGCTGAAACTCGGATGGGTTCCGGTAAAGGTTCCCCAGAGTTTTGGGTAGCGGTAGTCAAGCCAGGACGCATTATGTTTGAAATCGGTGGCGTAAGTGAAGAAATCGCCCGTGAAGCTATGCGCCTGGCTGCGTACAAGCTACCGATTAAAACCAAATTTATTGTCCGCTCTCAACCACAAGAGCAGGAACAGGAACAGGAACAGGAACAGGAGTAG
- the rplF gene encoding 50S ribosomal protein L6, which yields MSRIGKRPITIPAKVQVAIDGTKIVVKGPKGELSRVLATNVIVSQEGEILQVTRRDETRTSRQLHGLSRTLVANMVEGVSQGFQRRLEIQGVGYRAQLQGRNLVLNMGYSHQVQIEPPEGIQFAVENNTNVIVSGYDKEVVGNTAAKIRAVRPPEPYKGKGIRYAGEVVRRKAGKTGKSGKK from the coding sequence ATGTCTCGTATTGGTAAACGTCCAATTACAATTCCCGCCAAAGTCCAAGTGGCGATTGATGGGACAAAGATTGTAGTCAAAGGCCCAAAAGGCGAACTTTCTCGCGTTCTAGCTACTAATGTCATCGTCTCCCAAGAAGGAGAGATATTACAGGTAACCCGTCGCGATGAAACTCGCACATCTAGACAACTGCACGGTTTGAGCCGTACCTTAGTAGCCAACATGGTAGAGGGCGTGTCCCAAGGTTTTCAACGTCGGTTGGAAATTCAAGGGGTTGGTTATCGGGCACAACTACAAGGGCGTAACCTAGTTTTGAATATGGGTTACAGCCATCAGGTACAAATTGAGCCACCAGAAGGAATTCAATTTGCCGTAGAAAATAACACTAACGTTATAGTCAGTGGCTATGACAAAGAAGTAGTAGGTAACACAGCCGCGAAAATTCGCGCCGTTCGTCCACCAGAACCTTATAAAGGCAAGGGTATTCGCTACGCCGGTGAAGTGGTCAGACGTAAAGCTGGTAAGACTGGTAAGAGTGGTAAGAAATAA
- the rplV gene encoding 50S ribosomal protein L22, whose amino-acid sequence MATDTTEVKAIARFIRISPYKVRRVLDQIRGRSYREALIVLQFLPYRATEPILKVLRSAAANAEHNAGLDRADLIITQAYADQGPVLKRFQPRAQGRAYQIRKPTCHITVAVGAAAK is encoded by the coding sequence ATGGCAACTGATACTACTGAAGTCAAAGCGATAGCTCGTTTTATCCGCATTTCTCCCTATAAAGTGCGTCGCGTACTCGATCAAATTCGGGGGCGGTCGTACAGAGAAGCGCTAATTGTCTTGCAATTCTTGCCCTATCGAGCTACCGAACCAATATTGAAGGTTCTCAGAAGTGCGGCGGCTAATGCCGAGCATAACGCTGGATTAGACAGGGCTGACTTGATAATTACTCAGGCATATGCGGATCAAGGTCCGGTATTAAAACGGTTCCAACCCAGGGCACAGGGGCGAGCTTACCAAATTCGCAAGCCGACGTGTCATATCACCGTCGCCGTTGGCGCCGCCGCTAAATAG
- the rpsM gene encoding 30S ribosomal protein S13 codes for MARIAGVDLPRDKRVEIGLTYIYGIGLSRSQDILATTGVNPDTRVKDLSDADVAALRGEIETNYEVEGDLRRWEAMNIKRLIDIGTYRGRRHRMGLPVRGQRTRTNARTRRGRRQTVAGKKKAPGK; via the coding sequence GTGGCACGTATTGCCGGAGTAGACCTGCCACGCGATAAGCGCGTTGAGATTGGTCTAACATACATCTACGGAATTGGGTTATCTCGGTCGCAAGACATTTTAGCGACTACAGGTGTCAACCCAGACACCAGAGTTAAAGACTTAAGTGATGCCGATGTCGCAGCCCTACGCGGCGAAATAGAAACCAACTATGAAGTTGAAGGCGACTTGCGGCGCTGGGAAGCAATGAACATCAAGCGATTGATTGACATTGGCACCTACAGGGGTCGTCGTCATCGCATGGGCTTACCAGTCAGAGGACAAAGAACTCGCACTAATGCCAGAACCCGGCGCGGTAGAAGGCAGACAGTGGCTGGGAAGAAGAAAGCCCCAGGTAAATAA
- the rpsE gene encoding 30S ribosomal protein S5: MATGRRKANRAKKEETTWQERVIQIRRVSKVVKGGKKLSFRAIVVVGNERGQVGVGVGKASDVIGAVKKGVADGKKHLIDIPITKSNSIPHPIDGTGGGAKVMMRPAAPGTGVIAGGAVRTVLELAGVRNILAKQLGSNNPLNNARAAVNALSTLRTLSEVAEDRGIPIENLYI; this comes from the coding sequence ATGGCAACTGGTCGTCGTAAAGCTAACCGGGCAAAGAAAGAAGAAACAACCTGGCAAGAACGGGTGATTCAGATCCGACGGGTGAGTAAGGTCGTCAAGGGAGGTAAAAAACTCAGCTTCCGTGCGATCGTTGTCGTCGGTAACGAACGCGGTCAAGTTGGAGTTGGTGTAGGTAAAGCCTCGGATGTAATTGGTGCCGTCAAAAAAGGCGTAGCCGATGGCAAAAAACATCTCATTGATATCCCCATCACCAAATCTAACTCCATCCCCCACCCCATTGATGGTACCGGTGGTGGTGCTAAGGTCATGATGCGACCAGCTGCACCAGGTACTGGTGTAATTGCCGGTGGCGCTGTGCGGACTGTATTGGAATTAGCCGGAGTCCGTAACATTTTAGCCAAGCAACTCGGCTCCAACAATCCGCTCAACAATGCTAGAGCCGCAGTCAACGCCCTATCTACCTTGCGTACCTTGAGCGAAGTCGCTGAAGACCGAGGCATTCCCATTGAAAATCTGTACATTTAA
- the rpsH gene encoding 30S ribosomal protein S8 encodes MAANDTIADMLTRIRNANLARHQTTLVPATKLTRSIAKVLREEGFIAEVEESGEGIQCNLVIALKYKGKNRQPLITALKRVSKPGLRVYSNRKELPRVLGGIGIAIISTSSGIMTDREARRQNLGGEVLCYVW; translated from the coding sequence ATGGCGGCTAACGATACAATTGCAGATATGCTGACGCGCATCCGCAATGCCAATTTGGCGAGGCATCAAACCACACTAGTGCCTGCGACAAAACTCACCCGTAGTATTGCTAAAGTGTTGCGGGAAGAGGGGTTTATTGCTGAAGTTGAAGAATCAGGAGAAGGGATACAGTGCAATCTGGTGATTGCCCTTAAATATAAGGGTAAAAATCGTCAGCCTTTAATCACTGCTCTCAAGCGGGTCAGTAAACCAGGTTTGCGTGTTTATTCTAATCGAAAAGAACTACCCAGAGTCCTGGGTGGCATCGGCATTGCCATTATTTCTACATCCAGTGGGATCATGACCGACCGCGAAGCACGGCGTCAGAACTTGGGTGGTGAAGTGCTTTGCTATGTTTGGTAG
- the rplE gene encoding 50S ribosomal protein L5 yields MATTRLKNLYQETIVPKLTNQFNYTNVHQVPKVVKISVNRGLGEAAQNAKSLEASLNEIAVITGQKPLVTRAKKAIAGFKIRQGMPVGIMVTLRGERMYAFLDRLVSLTLPRIRDFRGVSPKSFDGRGNYTLGVREQLIFPEIEYDNIDQVRGLDISIITTAKTDEEGRALLKELGMPFRDQ; encoded by the coding sequence ATGGCCACAACAAGACTCAAAAATTTATACCAAGAGACAATCGTCCCCAAACTGACAAATCAGTTTAATTACACCAACGTTCATCAAGTACCGAAGGTGGTCAAAATCTCTGTTAACCGAGGTTTGGGAGAAGCGGCTCAAAATGCTAAGTCGCTGGAAGCGTCTCTAAACGAAATCGCTGTAATTACTGGTCAAAAACCATTAGTTACGCGGGCGAAAAAGGCGATCGCTGGCTTTAAAATTCGTCAAGGTATGCCGGTTGGCATCATGGTAACCCTCAGAGGGGAACGGATGTATGCCTTTCTCGACCGACTTGTGAGCTTAACACTACCCAGAATTCGAGACTTTCGCGGCGTTAGCCCTAAAAGCTTTGACGGTCGCGGAAACTATACTCTCGGTGTCAGAGAACAGCTCATTTTTCCAGAAATCGAGTACGACAACATCGATCAAGTCCGTGGTCTAGATATTTCCATCATCACCACAGCGAAAACCGACGAAGAGGGCCGCGCCTTACTTAAAGAATTGGGTATGCCCTTTCGCGATCAATAA
- the rpsK gene encoding 30S ribosomal protein S11: MARQPTKKTGSKKQKRNVPNGLAYIQSTFNNSIVTITDQNGDVISWASAGSSGFKGAKKGTPFAAQTAAESAARRAIDQGMRQIEVMVSGPGAGRETAIRALQGAGLEITLIRDITPIPHNGCRPPKRRRV; encoded by the coding sequence ATGGCCAGACAACCAACTAAAAAGACCGGCAGCAAAAAGCAAAAACGAAACGTACCTAACGGACTGGCTTACATCCAGTCTACTTTCAACAATAGCATTGTCACCATTACCGATCAAAACGGCGATGTCATCTCTTGGGCTAGTGCCGGTTCTAGCGGTTTTAAAGGGGCAAAAAAGGGAACCCCCTTTGCAGCTCAAACCGCTGCTGAAAGCGCCGCCCGTCGAGCTATCGACCAAGGTATGCGCCAAATTGAGGTCATGGTCAGTGGACCTGGAGCTGGTAGAGAAACTGCCATTCGGGCACTCCAAGGGGCAGGACTAGAAATTACACTGATTAGGGATATTACCCCAATTCCTCACAATGGTTGTCGTCCGCCCAAGCGCCGCCGAGTTTAA
- a CDS encoding DNA-directed RNA polymerase subunit alpha → MAQFQIECVESNTEESRSHYSKFVLEPLERGQGTTVGNALRRVLLSNLEGTAVTAVRIAGVSHEFATVPGVREDVLEILMKMKEVILKSYSSQPQIGRLLVNGPSTVTAAHFDLPSEVEIIDPTQYVATLAEGGKLEMEFRIEKGKGYRTVERGREEATSLDFLQIDSVFMPVRKVNYSVEEARGDGSITKDRLLLEVWTNGSISPQEALSSAAGILVDLFNPLKDISLEPTDLGSDLPDDPTAQIPIEELQLSVRAYNCLKRAQVNSVADLLDYTQEDLLEIKNFGQKSAEEVVEALQRRLGITLPQERSSKHS, encoded by the coding sequence GTGGCGCAGTTTCAGATTGAATGTGTAGAGTCTAATACCGAGGAAAGTCGGAGTCATTACAGTAAATTTGTCCTAGAACCTCTGGAACGCGGTCAAGGAACAACAGTGGGTAACGCTTTGCGGCGGGTTTTATTGTCCAATCTCGAAGGGACAGCCGTAACAGCAGTAAGAATTGCCGGCGTTTCCCACGAATTTGCCACAGTTCCAGGTGTGCGGGAAGATGTGCTAGAAATCCTCATGAAAATGAAGGAAGTCATCCTCAAAAGCTATTCCTCCCAACCCCAAATAGGTCGATTACTCGTTAATGGACCTTCGACCGTCACAGCAGCACACTTTGATTTACCAAGTGAAGTAGAAATCATCGATCCCACCCAGTATGTAGCCACCCTAGCAGAGGGCGGCAAACTGGAAATGGAATTTCGGATTGAGAAAGGTAAAGGGTATCGCACGGTAGAGCGAGGACGCGAGGAAGCCACATCATTGGACTTTCTGCAAATCGACTCCGTATTTATGCCGGTGAGAAAAGTTAACTATAGCGTCGAGGAAGCCCGTGGGGATGGCTCCATCACCAAAGACAGACTATTGTTAGAAGTTTGGACAAATGGTAGCATCTCACCCCAAGAAGCACTATCCTCGGCGGCAGGAATTCTGGTAGATTTATTCAACCCCTTGAAAGATATCTCCCTAGAACCAACAGATCTCGGCTCGGATCTTCCCGACGACCCCACCGCCCAAATTCCCATCGAAGAATTACAACTTTCTGTACGGGCTTATAACTGTCTCAAGCGGGCACAAGTTAACTCTGTCGCCGACTTGTTGGATTACACCCAAGAAGACCTGTTAGAAATTAAAAACTTTGGTCAGAAGTCGGCTGAAGAGGTAGTAGAAGCTTTACAGCGCCGCTTAGGCATTACCCTACCCCAAGAAAGAAGCTCGAAACACAGTTAA
- the infA gene encoding translation initiation factor IF-1 yields MSKQDLIEMEGTVTESLPNAMFRVDLDNGFNVLAHISGKIRRNYIKILPGDRVKVELTPYDLTKGRITYRLRKK; encoded by the coding sequence TTGTCTAAGCAAGATTTGATTGAGATGGAAGGTACGGTAACAGAGTCATTACCCAATGCGATGTTTCGCGTTGACTTGGATAATGGCTTTAACGTCCTAGCACACATTTCTGGTAAAATTCGCCGCAACTACATTAAGATTTTACCTGGCGATCGCGTCAAAGTTGAGTTAACCCCCTACGACCTGACAAAGGGTAGAATTACCTATCGATTGCGAAAGAAGTAA
- the rpsC gene encoding 30S ribosomal protein S3 → MGQKIHPVGFRLGITQEHQSRWFAVPARYPELLQEDHKLRQYIEKKLGRLAQNNAGISEVRIERKADQIDLEVRTARPGVVVGRGGQGIESLRTGLQELLGSNRQIRINVVEVQRVDADAYLIAEYIAQQLERRVSFRRVVRQAIQRAQRAGIQGIKIQVSGRLNGAEIARTEWTREGRVPLHTLRADIDYSYCTAKTVYGILGIKVWVFKGEIIPGQEEIAPPPTSRDRDRGDRDRGDRDREPRRRQQQRRRQQFEDRSNEG, encoded by the coding sequence GTGGGACAGAAGATACATCCAGTTGGTTTTCGCCTGGGTATTACGCAAGAGCATCAATCCCGTTGGTTTGCTGTTCCTGCACGCTATCCAGAGCTTCTCCAAGAAGACCACAAACTCCGTCAATACATAGAAAAAAAACTCGGTAGACTCGCGCAAAACAACGCCGGCATTTCCGAAGTGCGGATTGAGCGCAAAGCCGACCAAATCGACCTAGAAGTACGCACAGCTAGACCAGGGGTAGTCGTAGGTCGTGGTGGACAAGGTATCGAATCATTACGTACCGGACTCCAAGAATTGTTGGGTAGCAATCGCCAAATTCGGATTAACGTAGTTGAAGTCCAACGAGTTGATGCCGATGCTTACTTGATTGCTGAGTACATCGCTCAACAATTGGAACGCCGCGTTTCCTTCCGCCGGGTCGTGCGCCAAGCTATTCAACGTGCCCAACGTGCGGGTATTCAAGGGATTAAAATCCAAGTCAGTGGACGGCTCAACGGTGCAGAAATCGCCCGGACAGAGTGGACACGTGAAGGTAGAGTACCTCTACACACCTTACGGGCTGACATTGACTACTCTTACTGCACAGCCAAAACCGTTTACGGCATTCTGGGGATCAAAGTGTGGGTGTTTAAGGGAGAAATCATCCCCGGACAGGAAGAAATAGCACCACCACCAACATCACGCGATCGCGACCGTGGAGACCGTGACCGTGGAGACCGTGACCGCGAACCTCGTCGTCGTCAACAACAACGCCGTCGTCAGCAATTTGAAGACCGCTCCAATGAAGGATAA
- the rpmJ gene encoding 50S ribosomal protein L36: MKVRASVKKICEKCNVIKRRGRVMVICVNPKHKQRQG; encoded by the coding sequence ATGAAAGTCCGAGCATCAGTCAAAAAAATCTGTGAAAAGTGTAACGTGATCAAACGTCGTGGTCGCGTCATGGTGATTTGTGTTAACCCCAAGCACAAACAACGTCAAGGATAG
- a CDS encoding adenylate kinase, translated as MTRLIFLGPPGSGKGTQSQILALYLNIPHISTGEILRQAMIDQTALGIKAQSYVDSGELVPDQLVQDLVQERLSQPDAQSGWILDGFPRKVTQATFLESLLQKTNQGGERVVNLDAPDEIVVERLLARGRKDDSEEVIRRRLEVYRDETAPLIDYYRHRQNLLTVNGNQSPEDVTSELKNVIAS; from the coding sequence GTGACCCGATTAATCTTCTTGGGACCACCTGGATCTGGTAAAGGAACGCAATCTCAAATCTTGGCTCTTTACTTGAATATTCCCCATATTTCTACGGGTGAGATATTAAGACAAGCAATGATTGACCAAACTGCTTTGGGAATTAAAGCTCAAAGTTATGTTGATAGCGGTGAGTTAGTTCCTGACCAGCTAGTGCAAGACTTGGTTCAGGAGCGTCTGAGTCAACCAGATGCACAATCTGGCTGGATTCTCGATGGCTTTCCACGCAAAGTGACTCAAGCAACTTTTCTGGAGTCACTATTGCAAAAAACCAATCAAGGTGGTGAAAGGGTAGTTAATCTTGATGCTCCAGATGAGATTGTGGTAGAACGGTTACTCGCCAGAGGCCGAAAAGACGACAGCGAAGAGGTGATTCGTCGTCGTTTAGAAGTTTACCGCGATGAAACAGCACCCTTGATTGATTATTATCGCCACCGCCAAAACCTGCTTACGGTTAATGGTAATCAATCCCCAGAAGATGTCACAAGCGAACTGAAAAACGTCATCGCCTCGTAG
- the rplN gene encoding 50S ribosomal protein L14: MIQPQSYLNVADNSGARKLMCIRVLGAGNSRYGFIGDRIIAVVKDATPNMAVKKSDVVEAVIVRTRHNIRRDSGMTIRFDDNAAVIINKDGNPRGTRVFGPIARELRDKNFTKIVSLAPEVL, translated from the coding sequence GTGATACAACCCCAATCCTACCTGAATGTCGCAGATAATAGCGGTGCCCGCAAACTGATGTGCATCCGCGTATTAGGCGCAGGTAACAGCCGTTATGGATTTATCGGCGATCGCATTATTGCCGTCGTTAAAGATGCTACACCTAACATGGCAGTAAAAAAATCCGATGTGGTCGAAGCGGTAATTGTGCGTACACGCCACAATATCCGTAGAGACAGTGGGATGACCATTCGCTTTGACGATAACGCCGCAGTCATCATCAACAAAGACGGAAACCCCAGAGGAACACGCGTCTTTGGACCAATAGCACGGGAACTGCGCGATAAAAACTTCACCAAAATTGTTTCCCTCGCGCCGGAGGTGCTGTAA
- the rplX gene encoding 50S ribosomal protein L24, producing the protein MAKQPLPKVFYKMHVKTGDTVQVIAGKDKGKVGEVIKALPQVSKVIVKGVNIKTKHMKPQQEGESGRIVNQEYPIHSSNVMLYSTKQNVASRVCYTFTAEGKKVRKLKKTGEILDK; encoded by the coding sequence ATGGCAAAACAGCCGCTACCCAAAGTATTTTATAAAATGCACGTCAAAACTGGCGACACAGTGCAAGTGATTGCTGGCAAAGACAAAGGTAAAGTTGGTGAAGTCATCAAAGCACTTCCCCAAGTAAGTAAAGTCATTGTCAAAGGTGTCAATATAAAAACTAAGCACATGAAACCCCAACAAGAAGGGGAATCAGGACGGATCGTCAACCAAGAATACCCGATCCATAGTTCCAATGTCATGCTATATTCCACCAAGCAAAACGTCGCCAGTCGCGTATGCTATACCTTCACAGCAGAAGGCAAGAAAGTGCGGAAGCTCAAAAAAACTGGCGAAATTCTCGATAAATAG
- the rplQ gene encoding 50S ribosomal protein L17 — MRHRNRIKKLSKPTDQRRALLRALTTEVIRHGRITTTLIRAKVLRSEVEKMITLAKNGSLAARREALGYIYDKTLVHALFEQAPTRYANRQGGYTRILHTVPRRGDHAEMAIIELV; from the coding sequence ATGCGTCACCGTAATCGGATCAAAAAACTCAGTAAACCAACTGACCAGCGTCGCGCTTTGTTACGCGCACTCACCACCGAGGTGATCCGTCATGGCCGGATCACCACCACTTTAATCAGAGCAAAAGTATTGCGCAGTGAAGTGGAAAAAATGATTACCCTAGCCAAAAATGGCTCCTTAGCAGCACGCCGAGAAGCTTTAGGCTACATCTATGACAAAACCCTCGTTCATGCATTGTTTGAGCAAGCTCCCACTCGGTATGCTAATCGCCAAGGGGGTTATACTCGCATCCTGCATACCGTACCGCGTCGCGGTGATCATGCTGAAATGGCCATAATTGAATTGGTTTAA
- the secY gene encoding preprotein translocase subunit SecY, producing MISRDKAPTAQETFMQMAQAAGLRGRLLVTVGILILVRLGIFLPVPGIDRPRFAEAISGNNSIFGLLDIFSGRGLSTLGVFALGILPFINASIIIQLLTAAIPSLENLQKNEGEAGRRKISQITRYVSAGWAVIQSVAFSALFLQQFAKTPGPLFVAETAIALTAGSMFVMWASELITERGIGNGASLLIFVNIVASLPKSLGDTIDLVQVGGRETVGRVVVLVLVFLATIVGIVFVQEGIRRIPIISARRQVGRRVLAEQRSYLPLRLNSGGVMPIIFAAAILSLPLLIANFTKNPEVANIVNTYLSPGGSQAWAYALVYLVSIVFFSYFYSSLIVNPVDVAQNLKKMGSSIPGIRPGKATSEYIERVINRLTFLGAIFLGFVAIIPTAVESALGVPTFKGLGATSLLILVGVAIDTAKQVQTYVISQRYEGMVKQ from the coding sequence ATGATCAGTCGAGACAAAGCCCCAACGGCTCAAGAAACTTTTATGCAGATGGCGCAAGCAGCTGGACTGAGAGGTAGGCTGCTTGTCACTGTGGGTATTTTAATTTTGGTTCGCTTGGGCATCTTTTTGCCTGTACCAGGGATTGATAGACCTAGGTTTGCAGAAGCCATCTCAGGCAATAATTCCATATTCGGTTTATTGGATATATTTTCCGGGCGGGGACTTTCGACTTTGGGAGTCTTTGCTTTGGGGATTTTGCCCTTCATTAATGCGTCTATTATCATCCAATTGCTCACGGCGGCCATCCCATCTTTAGAAAATTTACAAAAAAATGAGGGCGAAGCAGGTCGGCGGAAAATTTCCCAAATTACTCGCTATGTCTCTGCTGGTTGGGCTGTCATTCAAAGTGTGGCTTTTTCGGCTTTGTTCTTACAGCAATTTGCTAAGACACCAGGTCCGTTATTTGTAGCCGAAACGGCGATCGCTCTGACTGCTGGTTCCATGTTCGTTATGTGGGCATCGGAACTGATTACAGAACGTGGTATTGGTAATGGAGCATCATTGTTGATTTTTGTCAATATTGTCGCTTCCCTCCCAAAATCTTTGGGCGATACTATCGATTTGGTGCAAGTTGGCGGTCGGGAAACAGTGGGTCGTGTAGTTGTCCTGGTATTGGTCTTCCTGGCGACAATTGTCGGGATTGTCTTTGTCCAAGAAGGTATCCGCCGTATCCCCATTATTTCAGCTCGTCGCCAAGTTGGTCGCCGCGTTTTGGCTGAACAACGTAGCTACCTCCCACTACGGCTCAATTCTGGTGGTGTGATGCCAATTATTTTTGCAGCAGCCATCCTCAGTTTGCCACTTTTAATCGCCAATTTTACCAAAAATCCCGAAGTGGCGAATATCGTTAACACTTATCTGAGTCCCGGTGGCTCTCAGGCTTGGGCTTATGCTTTGGTGTACTTGGTTTCCATTGTTTTCTTCAGCTACTTCTATTCTTCGTTGATTGTCAACCCCGTGGATGTGGCGCAAAACTTGAAGAAAATGGGTTCGAGTATTCCCGGGATTCGTCCTGGTAAAGCAACCAGTGAGTATATCGAGCGCGTGATCAATCGATTGACTTTCTTGGGTGCAATCTTTTTGGGCTTTGTGGCTATTATCCCCACCGCTGTCGAAAGTGCATTGGGAGTCCCAACTTTTAAAGGATTGGGTGCTACCTCTTTGTTAATTCTAGTTGGTGTGGCAATTGATACAGCTAAACAAGTCCAAACCTACGTTATTTCTCAGCGCTACGAAGGAATGGTGAAACAATAG
- the rpmC gene encoding 50S ribosomal protein L29 — translation MALSKIAEARELSDEKLAQEIVGVKRQLFQLRLQKATRQLEKPHQFKHAKHRLAQLLTVETERKLATSQSDQEQK, via the coding sequence ATGGCTCTTTCTAAAATTGCAGAAGCTAGAGAATTAAGTGACGAAAAACTGGCTCAGGAAATTGTTGGTGTTAAAAGACAACTATTTCAGTTGCGCTTGCAAAAAGCCACCAGACAACTAGAAAAACCTCACCAGTTTAAACACGCAAAACATCGCCTCGCCCAATTGTTGACCGTAGAAACAGAACGCAAACTGGCGACTAGTCAATCAGACCAAGAACAAAAGTAG
- the rpsQ gene encoding 30S ribosomal protein S17, whose amino-acid sequence MAIKERVGLVVSDKMQKTVVVAIENRAPHPKYGKIVVKTQRYKVHDEENKSKVGDRVRIQETRPLSKTKRWQIIEILNVKATS is encoded by the coding sequence ATGGCAATCAAAGAACGAGTCGGCTTGGTAGTGAGCGACAAAATGCAAAAAACCGTGGTCGTCGCTATCGAAAACCGCGCTCCTCATCCCAAATACGGCAAAATTGTCGTTAAAACCCAACGCTATAAAGTCCACGACGAAGAAAATAAATCGAAAGTAGGCGATCGCGTTCGGATTCAGGAAACCAGACCCCTGAGTAAAACCAAACGCTGGCAAATTATCGAAATCCTCAACGTCAAAGCTACAAGTTAA
- the rplO gene encoding 50S ribosomal protein L15, which yields MRLEDAKPQKGSKKRRRRVGRGISAGQGASAGLGMRGQKSRSGSGTRPGFEGGQQPLYRRLPKLKGFPVVNRKIYTTINVEKLASLSPNTEVTLDSLKTAGILTASKGPLKILGNGELSVPLKVQAAAFTGQARSKIEAAGGSCEVV from the coding sequence ATGAGACTTGAAGATGCCAAGCCCCAAAAAGGCTCAAAAAAACGCCGGCGCCGTGTAGGTAGAGGTATTTCTGCCGGTCAAGGTGCAAGCGCAGGTCTAGGTATGCGCGGTCAAAAATCTCGTTCTGGTAGCGGTACTCGTCCTGGGTTTGAAGGTGGTCAACAGCCATTGTACCGCCGCCTCCCGAAGTTGAAAGGCTTTCCGGTTGTGAATCGGAAGATTTACACTACGATTAATGTAGAGAAGTTAGCTTCCCTGTCTCCTAATACAGAAGTAACTTTGGATTCCTTAAAAACAGCAGGTATCCTCACTGCTAGCAAGGGTCCATTGAAAATTTTGGGTAATGGGGAATTGAGTGTTCCACTCAAGGTGCAAGCAGCAGCTTTCACAGGTCAAGCTCGTAGCAAAATAGAGGCGGCTGGAGGTAGTTGCGAAGTCGTATAG